The Xenopus laevis strain J_2021 chromosome 5L, Xenopus_laevis_v10.1, whole genome shotgun sequence genome has a segment encoding these proteins:
- the LOC108717194 gene encoding cytosolic 5'-nucleotidase 1A: protein MSDIAADNKSVAPSDKEMASVVHSDDPKDAKAFYDKLAPKKKPRLPKPQNAVTIAVSSRTLFNMVEERKIYVELGVEKYVQYQQDHETEPLKTGPAFPFVKAVEEVNNQLRELYPDSEELFDIVLMTNNHAQVGVRLINSINHYGLNIERFCLTGGKSPIGYLKAYLTNLYLSADSEKVQEAIEEGIAAATMFIARKDTVLSEKQLRVAFDGDAVLFSDESEQIVKEHGLDTFFEHEKTNENLPLAQGPLKCFLEALGKLQRKFHAKDARLNCPIRTYLVTARSAASSGARALKTLRSWGLEVDEALFLAGAPKGPILEKIRPHLFFDDQMFHIEGAQDLGTIAAHVPYGIGQKYNKSTPKETVKK, encoded by the exons ATGAGCGACATTGCCGCAGATAATAAATCAGTCGCACCATCCGACAAGGAGATGGCCAGTGTAGTGCACAGCGATGATCCTAAGGACGCCAAGGCTTTCTATGATAAACTGGCTCCCAAGAAGAAGCCTAGACTT CCTAAGCCCCAAAATGCCGTGACCATTGCCGTCTCCTCCAGGACCCTGTTTAATATGGTGGAGGAGAGGAAGATATACGTGGAGCTGGGAGTAGAGAAGTACGTGCAGTACCAGCAGGACCATGAGACCGAGCCCCTAAAAACAGGGCCTGCCTTCCCCTTTGTAAAG GCTGTGGAAGAAGTTAACAATCAGCTTCGAGAGCTTTACCCTGACAGCGAGGAGCTGTTTGATATTGTGCTAATGACGAACAACCACGCCCAGGTTGGAGTGCGGCTTATAAACAGCATCAATCACTacg GCCTGAACATCGAGCGTTTCTGTCTGACCGGAGGCAAATCACCGATCGGTTACCTTAAAGCTTATTTAACTAACCTGTACCTGTCGGCAGATTCGGAGAAGGTTCAGGAAGCCATTGAAGAAG GTATCGCAGCTGCCACCATGTTTATAGCAAGGAAGGACACAGTTCTGTCAGAGAAACAGCTGAGAGTCGCGTTTGATGGAGATGCCGTTTTATTTTCTGATGAGTCAGAGCAAATTGTGAAAGAGCACGGGCTGGACACGTTTTTTGAACATGAGAAAACCAACGAGAATTTGCCACTTGCTCAG GGTCCCTTGAAATGCTTTTTGGAAGCCTTGGGGAAACTCCAGAGGAAGTTCCATGCCAAAGATGCACGTTTGAACTGTCCAATCAGAACCTACTTAGTGACTGCCAGAAGTGCTGCAAGCTCGGGGGCCAGAGCCCTAAAGACCTTGCGCAGTTGGGGTTTGGAGGTTGATGAAGCTCTATTTCTGGCGGGTGCCCCTAAAGGTCCCATTTTGGAGAAGATTCGTCCTCATCTTTTCTTTGATGACCAGATGTTCCACATAGAGGGTGCCCAAGACCTTGGTACAATTGCTGCACACGTACCTTATGGTATTGGCCAGAAGTACAACAAATCAACCCCAAAGGAGACTGTCAAGAAGTAA